The Agromyces sp. LHK192 genome includes a window with the following:
- a CDS encoding YciI family protein, with amino-acid sequence MKYLILIRTNPSVSAMFAEMDDAERQAAYRSYLDAVDDLEATGELIDSKALDDRTQRIVTRGADGPIVTDAPLPEVTEVITGYYLVEVESEARAAEIATRFPEAAVGGVTIARNLTADELAEFS; translated from the coding sequence GTGAAGTACCTGATCCTGATCCGCACGAATCCATCGGTCTCGGCGATGTTCGCCGAGATGGACGACGCCGAGCGACAGGCCGCCTACCGGTCGTATCTCGACGCGGTCGACGACCTCGAGGCGACCGGCGAGCTGATCGACTCGAAGGCGCTCGACGACCGCACCCAGCGCATCGTGACGCGCGGCGCCGACGGACCGATCGTGACGGATGCCCCGTTGCCGGAGGTCACCGAGGTGATCACGGGGTACTACCTGGTGGAGGTCGAGTCGGAGGCGCGCGCGGCCGAGATCGCCACGCGGTTCCCCGAAGCCGCGGTCGGCGGCGTCACGATCGCGCGGAACCTGACCGCCGACGAGCTCGCGGAGTTCTCGTGA
- a CDS encoding alpha/beta fold hydrolase, protein MPDFIARDGRTIAYHLMTESDAPQGTAAQATASQGAEPALFVPGGACRGVAYLEDLAGAASVRPLAVLHPRGEPSTGGRSRGWWTDADDLIDLADALGLERVDVVAHSAGTRLALATAVRYPDRVRRLTLITPPATWLVGAEAYDGLEIARRRDDPEVDAAMASLLGPDPVDQADFDRRRLLEGPAGYARWTDRERAHALVGEWELAADLAWFHDIPEDAADRMGAAALPPTTVIAGDGDLLVGFAPVVAYAERLGADLRVLEGCGHYPWAERPDAFRAAIDDLLAAG, encoded by the coding sequence GTGCCGGACTTCATCGCCCGCGACGGGCGGACCATCGCGTACCACCTGATGACCGAATCGGATGCCCCTCAGGGCACGGCGGCTCAGGCCACAGCATCTCAGGGCGCCGAACCTGCGCTGTTCGTCCCCGGCGGGGCGTGCCGAGGCGTGGCCTACCTCGAGGACCTCGCGGGCGCGGCATCCGTGCGCCCGCTCGCGGTGCTGCACCCGCGCGGCGAACCGTCGACCGGCGGCCGCTCCCGTGGGTGGTGGACGGACGCCGACGACCTGATCGACCTCGCCGACGCGCTCGGGCTCGAGCGCGTCGACGTCGTCGCGCACTCCGCGGGCACGCGCCTGGCGCTCGCGACGGCGGTGCGGTACCCCGACCGGGTGCGGCGCCTCACCCTCATCACGCCGCCGGCGACCTGGCTCGTGGGCGCCGAGGCGTACGACGGTCTCGAGATCGCGCGCCGGCGGGACGATCCCGAGGTCGACGCGGCGATGGCGTCGCTGCTCGGGCCGGACCCGGTCGACCAGGCCGACTTCGACCGCCGCCGCCTGCTCGAGGGGCCGGCGGGATACGCCCGCTGGACCGACCGCGAACGTGCGCACGCGCTCGTCGGCGAGTGGGAGCTCGCGGCCGACCTGGCCTGGTTCCACGACATCCCGGAGGACGCCGCCGACCGGATGGGTGCCGCGGCGCTGCCGCCCACGACGGTGATCGCGGGCGACGGCGACCTGCTCGTGGGGTTCGCCCCGGTCGTCGCCTACGCCGAACGGCTCGGCGCCGACCTGCGCGTGCTCGAGGGCTGCGGTCACTACCCGTGGGCCGAGCGACCCGATGCGTTCCGCGCGGCGATCGACGACCTGCTCGCGGCGGGCTGA
- a CDS encoding ClpP family protease, protein MSDEQAAQLHPIDVELQARLFRNRVVVLGDALDQTLGNRITTQLMLLAAEDPERDIAFWINSPGGSVPAMLAIMDVMKSIPNDVVTVAIGMAASAGQFLLSAGTPGKRLALPHARILMHQGSAGIGGTAVDVELQADDLRHTRDTVLGLLARHTGQPLERITEDSLRDRWVTAEQAVAYGFIDRVVHDAVEINPGFHGRPVGTGFRAGVSA, encoded by the coding sequence ATGAGCGACGAGCAGGCAGCCCAGCTGCACCCCATCGACGTCGAGCTGCAGGCTCGACTGTTCCGCAACCGCGTCGTCGTGCTCGGCGACGCGCTCGACCAGACCCTCGGCAACCGCATCACGACCCAGCTCATGCTGCTGGCGGCCGAGGACCCGGAGCGCGACATCGCGTTCTGGATCAACTCCCCCGGCGGGTCGGTGCCGGCGATGCTGGCGATCATGGACGTGATGAAGTCGATCCCCAACGACGTCGTCACCGTCGCGATCGGCATGGCGGCGAGTGCGGGCCAGTTCCTGCTGTCCGCCGGAACGCCCGGCAAGCGCCTCGCGCTGCCGCACGCCCGCATCCTGATGCACCAGGGGTCGGCGGGTATCGGCGGTACCGCCGTCGACGTCGAACTGCAGGCCGACGACCTGCGGCACACGCGCGACACCGTGCTCGGCCTGCTCGCCCGCCACACCGGTCAACCGCTCGAGCGCATCACCGAGGACTCGCTGCGCGACCGCTGGGTGACGGCCGAGCAGGCGGTCGCCTACGGCTTCATCGACCGGGTCGTGCACGACGCCGTCGAGATCAACCCCGGGTTCCACGGCCGGCCGGTCGGCACCGGGTTCCGCGCGGGGGTGTCGGCATGA
- a CDS encoding ClpP family protease, whose amino-acid sequence MSSYSIPYVVERKGNTERTLDVYSRLLGERIVTIGTEIDDGVANVLIAQLLHLEADNADSPVHLYINSPGGSPHATLAVYDTMQHIRPPVATTCIGQAGGPAAVLLAGGAPGMRGILRHSRVVLHQPSTQGRGSIPDLIIHADEVLRIRSELEQVLAHDTGRTPEQVRLDTDRDLILPAAKAVEYGLADRVVAVQRTSPGMLPAA is encoded by the coding sequence ATGAGCAGCTACTCGATCCCCTACGTCGTCGAGCGGAAGGGCAACACCGAGCGCACGCTCGACGTGTACAGCCGGCTCCTCGGCGAACGCATCGTGACCATCGGAACCGAGATCGACGACGGCGTCGCCAACGTGCTCATCGCGCAGCTGCTGCACCTCGAGGCCGACAATGCCGACTCGCCCGTGCACCTCTACATCAACTCGCCCGGCGGATCGCCGCACGCCACCCTCGCGGTGTACGACACGATGCAGCACATCCGGCCACCCGTCGCGACGACCTGCATCGGGCAGGCGGGCGGCCCGGCCGCGGTGCTGCTCGCGGGCGGAGCCCCCGGGATGCGCGGCATCCTCCGGCACAGCCGCGTCGTGCTGCACCAGCCGTCGACGCAGGGTCGCGGGTCGATCCCCGACCTGATCATCCACGCCGACGAGGTGCTGCGCATCCGCTCGGAACTCGAGCAGGTGCTGGCGCACGACACGGGCCGGACGCCCGAGCAGGTGCGGCTCGACACCGACCGCGACCTGATCCTGCCTGCCGCCAAGGCCGTCGAGTACGGGCTCGCCGACCGGGTCGTGGCAGTGCAGCGCACGAGTCCGGGGATGCTGCCGGCGGCGTAG
- a CDS encoding helix-turn-helix domain-containing protein → MSGADRMGADRTGTARSGTAQIDERMPRLTGQGRRRAPLWREVLGAVLRAERLGQRRILAEVAGDAGVSTQYLSEIERGRKEPSSEILAAVSRALGLTLLDVAARVAGELGRDADRDRGIRPVVVLDLTGEGAHSAARSSVDAITRHETSLPVSRSAPLSRSNPVSRSNRSVELLLAA, encoded by the coding sequence ATGAGCGGCGCAGATCGGATGGGTGCGGATCGGACGGGCACGGCGCGGTCGGGCACGGCGCAGATCGACGAGCGGATGCCTCGGCTCACGGGTCAGGGCAGGCGACGAGCTCCGCTGTGGCGGGAGGTGCTCGGCGCGGTCCTGCGTGCCGAACGGCTCGGGCAGCGACGCATCCTCGCCGAGGTCGCCGGTGACGCGGGCGTGTCGACGCAGTACCTGTCCGAGATCGAGCGGGGGCGCAAGGAGCCGTCGAGCGAGATCCTCGCGGCGGTGTCCCGGGCGCTCGGGCTCACCCTGCTCGATGTCGCCGCCCGGGTCGCGGGCGAACTCGGGAGGGATGCCGACCGTGACCGGGGCATCCGGCCAGTGGTCGTACTCGACCTCACCGGTGAGGGCGCACACAGCGCCGCGCGCTCGTCCGTCGACGCGATCACCCGTCATGAGACCTCCCTTCCGGTGAGCCGGTCGGCGCCGCTCAGCCGGTCGAATCCGGTGAGCCGGTCGAACCGCTCGGTGGAGCTGCTGCTCGCGGCCTGA
- the gap gene encoding type I glyceraldehyde-3-phosphate dehydrogenase: MTTRIAINGFGRIGRNVVRALIERDADLELVAVNDLTSPADLARLLKYDTAGGRFGRTVEVDGDVLVIDGRRVKVLAERDPAQLPWGDLDVDLVLESTGRFTDAEAAKAHLTAGAKKVLVSAPSKGADVTLAYGVNTDAYNAATDVIVSNASCTTNALAPLAKVLDDLAGIEHGFMTTVHAYTQDQNLQDAPHSDPRRSRAAAENIVPSSTGAAKAIGLVLPNLDGKLSGDAMRVPIPVGSIVELNAFVSKDVTRDEVLAAYQAAAEGPLAGVLEYSDEALVSSDIVGNPHSSIFDSELTRVDGKHIKVVAWYDNEWGFSNRVIDSLTLLGADLAAAEAEAA, translated from the coding sequence ATGACCACTCGCATCGCCATCAACGGCTTCGGCCGGATCGGCCGCAACGTCGTCCGCGCCCTCATCGAGCGCGACGCCGACCTCGAGCTCGTCGCCGTCAACGACCTGACCTCCCCCGCCGACCTCGCGCGCCTCCTCAAGTACGACACCGCGGGCGGCCGCTTCGGCCGCACCGTCGAGGTCGACGGCGACGTCCTCGTCATCGACGGTCGCCGCGTCAAGGTGCTCGCCGAGCGCGACCCCGCGCAGCTGCCCTGGGGCGACCTCGACGTCGACCTCGTGCTCGAGTCGACCGGTCGGTTCACCGATGCAGAGGCCGCCAAGGCGCACCTCACCGCCGGCGCCAAGAAGGTGCTCGTCTCCGCTCCCTCGAAGGGCGCCGACGTCACGCTCGCCTACGGCGTGAACACCGACGCGTACAACGCCGCGACCGACGTCATCGTCTCGAACGCGTCGTGCACCACGAACGCCCTCGCCCCGCTCGCGAAGGTCCTCGACGACCTCGCGGGCATCGAGCACGGCTTCATGACCACGGTGCACGCCTATACGCAGGACCAGAACCTGCAGGACGCGCCGCACTCCGACCCGCGTCGCTCGCGCGCCGCCGCGGAGAACATCGTCCCGTCGTCGACCGGTGCGGCGAAGGCCATCGGCCTCGTGCTGCCCAACCTCGACGGCAAGCTCAGCGGCGACGCGATGCGCGTGCCGATCCCCGTCGGCTCGATCGTCGAGCTCAACGCGTTCGTCTCGAAGGACGTCACGCGCGACGAGGTGCTCGCCGCCTACCAGGCCGCCGCCGAGGGCCCCCTGGCAGGCGTGCTCGAGTACTCCGACGAGGCGCTCGTCTCGAGCGACATCGTCGGCAACCCGCACTCGTCGATCTTCGACTCGGAGCTCACCCGCGTCGACGGCAAGCACATCAAGGTCGTCGCCTGGTACGACAACGAGTGGGGCTTCTCGAACCGCGTCATCGACTCGCTCACGCTCCTCGGCGCCGACCTGGCCGCCGCGGAGGCCGAAGCGGCCTGA
- a CDS encoding glycoside hydrolase family 3 C-terminal domain-containing protein, translated as MDSNTQRPRRAMHRLAAAVTAGALAAAGLVAAATAPATAADCSTYPWMDTSSTSQERAEALLAASSQHQKYRWLVEQPANSPARTDWNPAFPGEDPVVYPAQVPCTPEVIYANGPDGVYGKAGTTAWPGPIAVAATWNLAAGEEKAAAHGSESFDSRSAVVLGPGIASGRTPLSGRGSEYFGEDPLLSGLMAAANVRGLEQGNPDKPVVANLKHYVANEQETDREESSSNMDERTLRQVYDLPYEIAVKESDPGSLMCSYNQVNGVYACENPILTTSLDQQMGFDGYVMSDFGSVHSTAASMDAGLDQELNRPVYYTPARLDAALAAGEITQEQVEQAAYDVVHTYIEKGLFDHLVPATAIPNVSTPEHKALARELAEQSTVLLKNDGALPLADDVPTVAVIGQTASATPTAGVSAKTGCAWYLVFIRGTALNCDAIADPLTAITARVAEAGGSVVYDNGADPAQAASVAAGADVAIVFGHYTMGETTDLADLHLDANGDALIAAVAEASDRTVAVLNAGSAVEMPWIDEVDAVLHAWHSGEQFGPALAALLWGDVNPSGKLPMTFPKSLADVPTNTPEQYPGVFADGSTTRPAGSTEIRQVNYTEGLEVGYKWYDEQGIDPLFEFGYGLSYTSFEYADLSVATTTDAATGAVSTTVSFTVTNTGERDGSEIPQVYLDLPDAADEPGKRLVGFDRIDLAAGESRTVEVVVDSSASNQPYSIWDVDADAWTIVDGSYGVAVGASSRDLRLEGEIVVDRAGQAPVVTTALDPAAPTGSNGWYTDPVALTATATDDVDPAPLVEANVDGAGWAAVVEPIVLGDGAHTVLVRATDAGGNVSAETTVAVNVDTTAPTVERTVDGRWIKRLALAAADATSGVDAIEYRYVLKVGSRTYPGPWTEYRQPLVVGIGLVVKVEYRATDVAGNVSPSGIYRG; from the coding sequence GTGGACTCGAACACCCAACGACCGCGGCGGGCGATGCATCGCCTCGCGGCAGCGGTCACGGCGGGAGCGCTGGCCGCAGCGGGCCTCGTCGCGGCCGCCACGGCACCGGCGACGGCAGCCGATTGCTCGACGTATCCGTGGATGGACACGTCCAGCACGTCGCAGGAACGGGCAGAGGCCCTGCTGGCGGCGAGCAGCCAGCACCAGAAGTACCGCTGGCTGGTGGAGCAGCCCGCCAACAGTCCGGCGCGGACCGACTGGAACCCCGCCTTCCCCGGCGAGGACCCGGTCGTCTACCCCGCCCAGGTGCCGTGCACGCCCGAGGTGATCTACGCCAACGGCCCCGACGGCGTCTACGGCAAGGCCGGCACGACCGCGTGGCCCGGCCCGATCGCCGTGGCCGCCACGTGGAACCTCGCCGCGGGCGAGGAGAAGGCGGCCGCGCACGGCAGCGAGTCGTTCGACAGCCGCAGCGCCGTGGTGCTCGGGCCGGGCATCGCGAGCGGACGCACCCCGCTGTCGGGCCGCGGCTCGGAGTACTTCGGCGAGGACCCGCTGCTCTCGGGCCTCATGGCCGCGGCCAACGTCCGCGGACTCGAGCAGGGCAACCCCGACAAGCCGGTGGTCGCGAACCTCAAGCACTACGTCGCGAACGAGCAGGAGACCGATCGCGAGGAGAGCTCCTCGAACATGGACGAGCGCACCCTTCGGCAGGTCTACGACCTCCCGTACGAGATCGCGGTCAAGGAGAGCGACCCGGGCAGCCTGATGTGCTCGTACAACCAGGTCAACGGCGTCTACGCCTGCGAGAACCCGATCCTGACGACGAGCCTCGACCAGCAGATGGGCTTCGACGGCTACGTGATGAGCGACTTCGGTTCGGTGCACTCGACCGCCGCCTCGATGGACGCCGGGCTCGACCAGGAGCTCAACCGCCCCGTCTACTACACGCCGGCCAGACTCGACGCCGCGCTGGCGGCCGGCGAGATCACGCAGGAGCAGGTCGAGCAGGCCGCGTACGACGTGGTGCACACCTACATCGAGAAGGGCCTGTTCGACCACCTCGTTCCGGCGACGGCCATCCCGAACGTGTCGACGCCCGAGCACAAGGCGCTCGCCCGTGAGCTGGCCGAGCAGAGCACGGTGCTGCTGAAGAACGACGGAGCGCTGCCCCTCGCCGACGACGTACCGACCGTGGCGGTGATCGGCCAGACCGCATCGGCCACGCCGACCGCCGGCGTCAGCGCGAAGACGGGCTGCGCGTGGTACCTCGTCTTCATCCGCGGCACGGCGCTCAACTGCGACGCGATCGCCGATCCGCTGACCGCCATCACCGCCCGGGTCGCCGAAGCCGGCGGATCCGTCGTCTACGACAACGGCGCGGACCCCGCGCAGGCCGCTTCGGTCGCCGCAGGGGCCGACGTCGCCATCGTCTTCGGGCACTACACGATGGGCGAGACGACCGACCTGGCCGACCTCCATCTCGACGCCAACGGCGACGCGTTGATCGCGGCGGTCGCCGAGGCATCCGATCGGACGGTCGCGGTGCTGAACGCGGGCAGCGCGGTCGAGATGCCGTGGATCGACGAGGTCGACGCGGTGCTGCACGCGTGGCACTCGGGCGAGCAGTTCGGCCCGGCGCTCGCGGCGCTGCTCTGGGGCGACGTGAACCCGTCGGGCAAGCTGCCGATGACGTTCCCGAAGTCGCTCGCCGACGTCCCGACGAACACGCCCGAGCAGTATCCCGGCGTCTTCGCGGACGGCTCGACGACGCGGCCCGCGGGCTCGACCGAGATCCGCCAGGTGAACTACACCGAGGGCCTCGAGGTCGGATACAAGTGGTACGACGAGCAGGGCATCGACCCCCTGTTCGAGTTCGGGTACGGCCTCTCGTACACCTCGTTCGAGTACGCCGACCTGTCGGTCGCGACGACGACGGATGCCGCGACGGGTGCGGTCTCGACGACCGTGTCGTTCACGGTGACGAACACCGGCGAGCGCGACGGCAGCGAGATCCCGCAGGTCTACCTCGACCTGCCGGATGCCGCGGACGAGCCCGGCAAGCGACTCGTGGGCTTCGACCGCATCGACCTCGCCGCGGGCGAGAGCCGGACGGTGGAGGTGGTCGTCGACTCGTCGGCGAGCAACCAGCCCTACTCGATCTGGGACGTCGACGCCGACGCGTGGACGATCGTGGACGGATCGTACGGCGTCGCGGTCGGCGCGTCGTCGCGCGACCTGCGGCTCGAGGGCGAGATCGTGGTCGACCGGGCCGGCCAGGCTCCGGTCGTGACGACCGCGCTCGACCCGGCCGCCCCGACCGGGAGCAACGGCTGGTACACCGATCCGGTCGCGCTCACCGCGACCGCGACCGATGACGTCGACCCCGCCCCGCTGGTCGAGGCGAACGTCGACGGAGCCGGATGGGCGGCGGTCGTCGAGCCGATCGTGCTGGGCGACGGTGCGCACACCGTGCTCGTCCGGGCGACCGACGCGGGCGGCAACGTCTCCGCGGAGACGACCGTCGCGGTGAACGTCGACACGACGGCGCCGACCGTCGAGCGCACGGTAGACGGGCGATGGATCAAGCGCCTCGCGCTCGCGGCCGCCGACGCGACGTCGGGCGTCGACGCGATCGAGTACCGCTACGTGCTGAAGGTCGGCAGCCGAACCTATCCGGGTCCGTGGACCGAGTACCGACAGCCGCTCGTCGTGGGCATCGGGCTCGTCGTGAAGGTGGAGTACCGGGCGACGGACGTCGCGGGCAACGTCAGCCCGTCAGGGATCTACCGAGGCTGA
- a CDS encoding MFS transporter, which yields MNDTSAAADTSSHAAGAVDPSAVDPTAPRLPWPSLLVLGGSTFTMVTAEMLPTAVLPQMTAGLGVDEVRTGLLVSIWAAVVVIGSIPLVRLTRRFPRRAVIAWSLVALAASSALTAIAPAYEFVVGARVLGALAVGLLWATTNAHTADLVADRALARAIAVVLGGATLGMVLGTPIANLVAQAIGWRAAFGALAALTLVAAALVATVVRRGPRDASTDAAPSRVAPSPETSAVRPAMRPVLALIALVALVLVGHYGAYTYITRLVEDPAAALPGGMGTMLLVFGLASAAGVVVAGRYGELTGRALVVSAIATGASVAALAVVDVHAVVGTAVVIAWGVASGALPPLAQTMILRLAGPEGRDLASALIPVVFNLGIAIGAGAAAGLVGLVGVGAVPFAGAAVIGASAVGLGFAVRGPRRTATRAPRTGRSASVDP from the coding sequence ATGAACGACACCAGCGCCGCCGCAGACACGTCCTCGCACGCCGCAGGCGCGGTCGACCCGTCCGCGGTCGACCCCACCGCCCCGCGCCTGCCCTGGCCGTCGCTGCTCGTGCTCGGCGGGTCGACCTTCACGATGGTGACCGCCGAGATGCTGCCGACCGCCGTGCTGCCACAGATGACCGCCGGCCTCGGTGTCGACGAGGTGCGCACGGGCTTGCTGGTCTCGATCTGGGCGGCCGTCGTCGTCATCGGCAGCATCCCGCTCGTGCGCCTGACCCGCAGGTTCCCGCGCCGCGCCGTGATCGCCTGGAGCCTCGTCGCGCTCGCCGCCTCGTCGGCGCTCACCGCGATCGCACCCGCCTACGAGTTCGTGGTCGGCGCGCGCGTGCTGGGCGCGCTCGCCGTGGGGCTGCTCTGGGCGACCACGAACGCGCATACGGCCGACCTGGTCGCCGACCGCGCGCTCGCACGTGCGATCGCGGTCGTGCTCGGCGGAGCCACCCTGGGCATGGTGCTCGGCACGCCGATCGCCAACCTGGTCGCGCAGGCGATCGGCTGGCGGGCCGCCTTCGGCGCCCTCGCCGCGCTGACGCTCGTCGCCGCGGCGCTGGTCGCGACCGTCGTGCGGCGAGGTCCCCGCGATGCGTCGACGGATGCCGCGCCGTCGCGCGTCGCACCGTCACCCGAGACCTCCGCCGTGCGCCCTGCGATGCGCCCGGTGCTCGCGCTCATCGCCCTCGTCGCGCTGGTGCTCGTCGGGCACTACGGCGCGTACACCTACATCACCCGACTCGTCGAGGATCCGGCCGCGGCCCTGCCGGGCGGCATGGGCACGATGCTGCTCGTGTTCGGGCTCGCGTCGGCCGCCGGCGTCGTCGTGGCGGGCAGGTACGGCGAGCTCACGGGGCGCGCGCTCGTGGTCTCCGCGATCGCGACCGGGGCATCCGTCGCCGCACTCGCGGTCGTCGACGTGCACGCCGTCGTCGGAACCGCGGTCGTGATCGCGTGGGGCGTGGCATCCGGTGCCCTGCCGCCGCTCGCGCAGACGATGATCCTGCGACTGGCCGGACCCGAGGGTCGCGACCTGGCCTCGGCGCTCATCCCCGTCGTGTTCAACCTGGGCATCGCGATCGGCGCCGGCGCCGCGGCCGGCCTCGTCGGCCTCGTCGGCGTGGGAGCGGTGCCGTTCGCCGGTGCCGCGGTGATCGGGGCATCCGCCGTGGGTCTCGGGTTCGCGGTGCGGGGCCCCCGCCGCACTGCGACGAGGGCCCCGCGAACCGGCCGCTCAGCCTCGGTAGATCCCTGA
- a CDS encoding MerR family transcriptional regulator, which produces MRIGELARRAGVSPRLVRYYEQQGLVAPTRQDNGYREYDEADVERVDRVAGLIRSGLTTKLVKEVVGLEDAVAQAQPSCPRSVAEKLAEELAGIESRIACLSRSRDTIRDYLARTEHEVLVREAAGDRPD; this is translated from the coding sequence ATGCGCATCGGCGAACTGGCCCGCAGGGCGGGCGTCTCACCCCGTCTCGTCCGGTACTACGAGCAGCAGGGCCTCGTCGCCCCCACCCGTCAGGACAACGGCTATCGCGAGTACGACGAGGCCGACGTCGAGCGGGTCGACCGCGTCGCCGGACTCATCCGGTCGGGGCTCACCACCAAGCTCGTGAAGGAGGTCGTCGGCCTCGAGGACGCCGTGGCCCAGGCGCAGCCGAGCTGCCCGCGGTCGGTCGCCGAGAAGCTCGCCGAGGAACTCGCGGGCATCGAGTCACGCATCGCCTGCCTGTCACGCAGCCGCGACACCATCCGCGACTACCTCGCGCGCACCGAGCACGAGGTGCTCGTGCGCGAGGCCGCGGGCGACCGCCCCGACTGA
- a CDS encoding GlxA family transcriptional regulator, whose amino-acid sequence MSRRIHRVAVLVLEGAKPLDVGIPAQVFTTRQSMPYAVRVCGAAPGLVTGGDGLSYHVADGLEAFDWADTIFIPGYRHPDREDPPAEVVDALRAANDRGARLAAISTGAFALAATGLLDGHRATTHWHYTRALAARHPLVDVDEHVLFVDEGSLLTSAGAASGIDLCLHLVRRDHGVALSNHVARRLVAAPYRSGGQAQYVPRSVPEPLGDVFAATREWALRHLAQPLTIADLARHATVSPRTFSRRFVEDTGYTPMQWVLRARVDLARELLERSDLGVEQVATAVGLGTGANLRLHFQRILGTSPSEYRHTFARGE is encoded by the coding sequence ATGAGCCGTCGCATCCACCGGGTCGCGGTGCTCGTGCTCGAGGGTGCGAAGCCGCTCGACGTCGGCATCCCCGCGCAGGTCTTCACGACCCGGCAGTCGATGCCCTACGCGGTGCGCGTGTGCGGCGCGGCGCCCGGGCTCGTCACCGGCGGCGACGGTCTCTCGTACCACGTGGCCGACGGGCTCGAGGCGTTCGACTGGGCCGACACCATCTTCATCCCCGGCTACCGGCACCCCGACCGTGAGGACCCGCCGGCCGAGGTCGTCGACGCGCTGCGGGCCGCGAACGACCGCGGTGCCCGACTCGCGGCGATCTCGACCGGCGCGTTCGCGCTCGCCGCGACGGGCCTGCTCGACGGGCATCGGGCCACGACGCACTGGCACTACACGAGGGCGCTCGCGGCGAGGCATCCGCTCGTCGACGTCGACGAGCACGTGCTGTTCGTCGACGAGGGGAGCCTGCTCACGTCGGCCGGCGCGGCGTCGGGCATCGACCTGTGCCTGCACCTCGTGCGCCGCGACCACGGCGTCGCGCTCTCGAACCACGTCGCGCGGCGGCTCGTGGCCGCGCCGTACCGCAGCGGCGGGCAGGCGCAGTACGTCCCGCGGAGCGTGCCGGAACCCCTCGGCGACGTGTTCGCCGCGACGCGCGAGTGGGCGCTGCGACACCTCGCGCAGCCGCTCACGATCGCCGACCTCGCCCGGCACGCCACCGTGTCGCCGCGCACGTTCTCGCGCCGGTTCGTCGAGGACACGGGGTACACGCCGATGCAATGGGTGCTGCGCGCCAGGGTCGACCTCGCGCGCGAACTGCTCGAGCGCAGCGACCTCGGCGTCGAGCAGGTCGCGACCGCCGTGGGGCTCGGCACGGGTGCGAACCTGCGGCTGCACTTCCAGCGGATCCTCGGCACGTCGCCGAGCGAGTACCGGCACACCTTCGCGCGCGGGGAGTAG